The DNA region TACGCAGATCCGCGACCACTGTCCGGTCGCGCTCGCCGCTCGTTTCGACGAGCTGTCCGTCGTCGATCGCAAACTCGTGTTCCGCGGGTGGCGTGACCGCCGCAGTGACGCCGGTCACGGTCGCGAACAGCGCGATACTGCCGCCGAGGACGCCGAGTGCGAGGACCAACACCACTCGGGACCGCACGACCGTCTTCATGTCTTCCGAGACCGAACGTCCTCCCAAGAAGGTGCTGGTTTCCACTAGTTCGAAACGCCTGAAACGGGGCTGAAACGCGTTTCACGCCTGTTTCACGGCCGTTTCCAACGGACGCTTACAAGCCCTTTCTGTCAACCCATGGGTGGCGCGATCGGGTCAGTCCCCTGCCGGCGGCCGTTCCCCGAGACGAACCCCGTCACACGCTCGCCCTTCACGAGCCGCTCGCGGGCTGGTCCGATCGCCACATCAACACACATGACACGATCCAGTCCCCGCCAACGGAGTGGTACAGATGCGACGTGAGTACCGGCTTGCAGCCTACGCGCTGGCCGTTTCGGCGCTCCTCCTGGCCGCCAGTGGCGCGGTCGTCGTCGCCGACGGCAGCGTGGCCGACTCGACAGACGAGTCGCCCGAACCGACGAACGACACCGTCACCTCGTCCGGCACCTACACCGACGCCGACACGGAGACCGTCGACGTATCGGTCACCAACACCAGCGCAACGACGTTCTCAGTCAGTGAGGCCGGCCGAACGTGCAGCGGCGCGCTCCGGGTCGACGATCCGAACCGGACCCGGACCGACGTGCGCGTCGACGGCGTCACCGTCACGCTGATCGAGGCACACGGCGGCGAGGCCTTCGACGAGATCGACCGCCAGCGATTCGCGGCGCTGGTCTGGGACGAGTTCTCGACCAGCGCCGGACTCGGCGAGTCCGAGCACGTCGAACTCCGGGTCAACCAGTACTACGAGAGCGTCGACCGCGAGGAGCCGACCGACACTGTCGGCGTCCGCGCCAGCCCCGCCGACGGCTGTCTCCCGAGCGTCGCGGGGACGGTCTCGATCGACAACGAGTCGGTCGACGTGCGCTCCGCACAGCCGGCGCTCGACGATCTCGACCTGACGGTTACGGACACGATCGGCGTCCTCGACGACGAGGAACGGACGCTGGTCGAACGACTCGTCGAGAACGACTCACAGGCCAGCTACACCGTCCAGCAGCGGTTCGACGATCCCAGCGCGCTGGCGGCGACCGTCGTCGAAGCGACCAACGACGGCGAGGTCGCACTCGAACTCACGGCGTCGTCTTCGGACAGTCCGACCGTCGTGGTCCGGATCGATCTCGAAACCGAGAGCGTCGTCACCGCCTACACGAAGCTCTCGATCGAGGTCGTCGACGAGACCGATACCGTCGTCGTCGACGGCAACGAGACGGTGACCTTCGAGACGAACGGTACCGCGTCGTCGGCCAGCGGCGACTGACTCCCACACGCCGACGCCTTTTCGTCTCTCCGCCGTAGCGCTACGCGGTCGTCTCGGCCCAGAACCGCCGACAGAGCCGTAGCTGGTCGACGACGCCCCGGACGGAGCGGCCCCACATCGCGGCGACCGGCGCGGCGGTCTCTCCGTCATCGTATCTGGGCTGCGTGAGAACGCTGGTCCGACACTCGGGGCAGCGATAGCGAATCCGGCGGGCCGTCTCGGAGACGTTCCACTCCCCGGTCGCCGGACTCTGGTGGTCACACTCCGGGCAGTACAGCGTCGATTTCAGTGGCGTGTCCTCGCCGGTGGCTGATCGCCGTCGCCTCATCAGGAACACACAGTGGTCCGAGGGGTAAACCGTCTCCCATTGTCTGCATCTCTGGTACAGGAATCGGCGGGAGAGTGGTAACAAACCGAGAGTCGGGAGCGTCGAACGGCACTCAGACCGTCAGCGCCCCAGCGCCGACGTGATGCCTCACAGTCGCCTCAATTGCGCTATTCGAACTGCTCGACGACCTGCTCGTAGCGCTGGCTGGGTTCTTCCCAGTCGACGACCTCGAAGAAGTTGTCGACGAACTCGCCGCGGGCCGGCCCGTAGTCGTGGTAGTAGGAGTGTTCCCACACGTCCAGTGCGAGGATGGGGTGGCTCCCCCAGAGTGCGCCCTGGTCGTGCTTGTCGACGACGACGTTCCGGAGCTGGTTGCTGAACGAGTCGTACACCAGCAGCGCCCAGCCACCGGCGGCCGAGGCGGCGGCCTCGAACTCGCCTTTCCAGGCCTCGTAGGAGCCGAAGTCCTCCTCGATCCGGTCGGCCAGCGCGCTCGACGGCTCGTCGCCGCCGGTCGGGCTCATGGACTGCCAGAACAGGTCGTGGAGGACGTGTCCGGAGCCGTTGTGCGTGACGTTCCGGAGTGCGCCCGACGAGGAGGAGAAGTCGCCCGCCTCGCGGTTCGCTTCGAGCGTCTCCTCGGCGGCGTTCCAGCCGTTGACGTAGCCCTGATGGTGGGTGTCGTGGTGCCAGGTCAGTACCTGTTCGCTGATGTGTGGTTCGAGTGCGTCGTAGTCGTACGGCAGCGGCGGCAGTTCGTGTTCGCTCATCGTGCATCCATCGGTACGCTCGAAAGCGACTTCAACGTTCTCTGAACGAGATTTTTGTAGCCGTACTGATCGCTCAACCGTCGAAGAACCGACCCGGATCGATCCGGGACAGTCGCATCGCGTTCCCGGTCACGCCGAGGCTCATCCCCATGTCACCGACGACGACCGCCAGCGCGACGCTGACCAGTCCCAGGGGTACTCCGAGCGCCAGCACCGCTTTCACGCCCAGACTCGCCCAGATGTTCTGTCGGATGACGCTGTTTGCTCCGTTCGACAACGCATACAGATACGGGAGCTTCCCGATGTCGTCCCCCATCAGCGCGATGTCGGCCGTTTCGAGAGCGGTGTCGGTCCCCGCAGCCCCCATCGCAACCGCGACGTCGGCGGTCGCCAGCGCGGGCGCGTCGTTGATCCCGTCGCCGACCATGGCCACCTCGCCGTGACTGGCCTGTAAGGACTCGACGGCGTCGACCTTCTCGTCGGGCAGCAGCTCGGCGCGGTACTCGTCGACCCCGACGCGCTCGGCGATCGCGCGGGCGGTCCCCTCGTTGTCGCCGGTGAGCATCACGACGTGTTCGACGCCGAGTTCGTGTAGCCGCTCGACCGCTCGTGAGGCCGCCGGGCGAACCTCGTCGGCGATGGCGACGACGCCGAGCAGTTCGGTGGCCGTGCCGACGAGGACGACCGTCTTGCCCTCCGCTTCGAACTGCGAGAGCGTGCCGGCTTCGAGGTCGGCACAGTCGTCCCGGTCACACTCCTCGTCGGTCGCCTCGACGACGGTGCCGCCGTCGGGCCGAGCGTGGGCGTGTGACAGATCGAAGCCCAGCTCCTCGAACAGCGCCGGCTTGCCGGCGTAGTACGTCTCGCCGTCGCTCTCCGCGCGGAGCCCCTTCCCGGTGAGGCTCTCGAACGTCTCGACGGCGGGTAGCTCGCCGACTGCCGCTTCCCGGGCGCGCTCGCGGATCGCCTCGGCGATGGGGTGCTCGCTGCGCTGTTCGAGGGCGGCGGCGTACCGGAGCAGCTCCGTCTCGCTCGCCTCGCCGAGGGGAACCACGTCGGTGACGGCGAGTTCGCCCTTCGTGAGCGTCCCGGTCTTGTCGAGGGCGACGGCGTCGACGCCGCCCATCGCTTCGAGGTGGTTGCCGCCCTTGATGAGGACGCCGTTCTTGGCGGCGCTCGTGATCCCCGAGACGACGGAGACGGGCGTCGAGATGACGAACGCGCACGGGCACGCGATGACCAGCAGCGTCAGCCCGCGGACGAACCAGGTCTGCCAGCTCCCGACGAACGTGTGGCTGAGCCCGGCGACACTGACGGTCGCACCGCCCTCGACGAGCAACGGCGGGAGCGCGGCCGTCAGGATCGCCAGCACGACGATCGTCGGCGTGTAGTAGCCGGCAAACCGGTCGACGAACTGCTCTTTCTCGGTCTTTTTCTCCTGTGCGCCCTGGACCATCTCGATGATCTGGGAGAGCGTCGATTCCGAGGCCGACGACGTGGCCTCGAACTCGAAGTACCCCTCCGCGTTGATGCTGCCGGCGTACACCTCGTCGCCGACGTTCTTGTCGACAGGGACGCTCTCGCCGGTGATCGGCGATTCGTCGACCGCGCTGGTGCCCTCGACGATCGTGCCGTCGAGTGGGATCTTCTCGCCCGGGCGGACGACGACCGTCTCGCCGACGGCCACGTCCTCGGCGGGCACGGTCTCCTCGTCTCCGTTCCGACGGACGGTCGCCTCGTCGGGGGACAGCTCCATCAGTTCACGCAGCGAGTCCCGCGCCCGATCCATCGCGTAGTCTTCGAGGAGCTCTGCGATGCTGAACAGGACCGCGAGCGTCGCAGCCTCCACGAAGTAGCCGATCCCCGTCGCGGCGATGATCGCCGTCCCCATCAGGAGGTCGATGTCGAGGCTCCTGTTTTTCGCCGAGTAGTAGCCTCCGCGGACGACCGGGTAGCCACTGACGACGATCGCGACGAGGAACAGCCCGTCGGCGAGATGGATCGGGAACTCGAAGACGCTCCCGAGAGCGACGTTCTGGCCCCCGAGGACGAACTCGAAGAGGAGGCCGAGCGTCACGAACGCGGCTCCGATCCACGTCTTGACGGCCCGTGAACTCCGCCAGATCTCTGCCGGGGGAGCGACCTCGATTCCCCCGCCGGACGAGTCGCCCGGCTCTCCGCTGACCTCGTAGCCGGCGCTCTCGATGGCTCCGACGACTTCGGCCTCGCTCGTCTCGGCCGTGTCGATGGTCACGATCGCCGTTCCGGTCGTCGGCTGGAGGGTCGTCTCACGCACGCCGTCGAGGCGCTGGAGGCTCTTGTCGACCTTCTGTGCGCACGACGGACAGTCCATCTCGGGGACGGTCACCCGGACGGTCGTCTCACCGGGGTCCTGTCCACCGTCTCCCGCCGTCTCCGATTTGCTCGTCATTACGTACTCGTTCGGGCCACAGTTCGATAAGCCCTTGTTGGAATATTCCAACTGCACCGTCGGTGCGCTCGCTCGCTGGCTCACGCCGTCGCCCGTCTCCTTTTGGCGCTCCCCGCTCGGCGTCCCGCCCGTCGTCGCAGGCCGACAGCCCGCAATCACATACTGCGAGCTGTCAGCGTTTCTCGACGGCCGTCACACGGTGGTGACGCCCGTCGTCGAAGGCTGACAGCCCGCAGTATCAGTCGTAGCTCGCCAGCTCACCCATCAGCTGCTCGTCGGCCACGTACTGCTTTGCCAGTCGCTCTTCGGCCCGTCGCAGCCGGTAGGTGAGCGTCGACCGCGGCACGTCCAGGTGGGTGGCGAGTTCGCCCACGTCGACCTCGCGTGGCGATTCGTAGTAGCCGTGTTCGACGGCGGCCCGGAGCGCGGCCTCCTGTTCGGCCGAGAGCGACCCCGAACCGCTCGTCTTACCCTCCGTCGACGTTTCTGCCGTCCGGAGCATCTCCGTCCGAGCGCAGTCCCCGACCGCCGCTTCGAGCGCGTCGAAGAAGGTCGTGACGTCACCCGCTCCCGAGTGTATGATCCGCCAGGTGTAGTGGCGACTCTCGTGGCGCGTCTCGAAGAGGACGCCGTTGCCGAGGTGGTCGCGCGCGATGTGGGGCACGGAGTCACAGTCCGGCGTCCGCTCCCAGTTCGAGTAGAACACGAGCGTGTCGTCGTCGTGATCGAGCACCTGCGTCGTCTGGGTCGCGCCACAGTGGTCGGTCGCCAGACAGTCCGCGTAGTAGTCCGCGTCCAGAAAGGCATTTTCGAGGGCGCTCAGCGCCTCGGGCGATCCGGTGGCGTGGTCGACTCGCCAGAGCCGATCCGCGGTCGCGTGCAGCGAGAGCGACCGAATCCGGGCCCCGGGGTGGTCGGCGAGCGTGTCGGCCACCCTGTTGCAGCCGGGTTCGTACTCCAGAGCGAAGACGAGTTCGCGCATACCCTCGCTACGGCTCCCCGTGACTTGACGGCTTCTCTGTGTCACCCTCTCTCGGCGACGCCGCCGGAGACCGGACGATTCGCCGATGCCGAGCCGCTTCGGCACAGGTGTCTTTCCCTCACTTCGGGAACTAACACGGGATGACCGTCGCCCGCTCGCGCCGCCGTCCCGAGTAGCAAACTGTTTAGGGCCACCTAAATTATCTGTGCCTTATGACGGCGGCAAACACGGACGAACCGATCGAAAACAGTCACGAACCGGCATTCGGTGACGACGCGATCGAGGCGGTGGCGTTCCTGGCCCGCTCGGAGCATCGGCTTCGCGTTCTCGCACTGCTCGACGACGGCGTCCACTCGCGTACCGCGCTCGGCGAGCACACGGGCGTCTCGCGTGTCACGCTCAGTCGCATCCTCAACGACCTCGCCGACCGTACGCTGATCGAGCACGATCCGACGGAAAACACGTACGCACTGACCGGCTTCGGCGAACTCGTCTACGCGGACTTCGCTCGCCTCCTGGGCACTGTCTCCGTCGGGCAGGCGGTTCCCGACGTCGTCGATCGACTGCCCACGGAGTGGTTCGACTTCGAGCTTCGGTGTCTCAGCGAGAGCACGCTGGTGGCCCCCGACAGCGACGACCCGCTCGCTGCCGCGAGGGTCGTCGCCAACGCCGTCCAGGACGCTTCGAGCTTTCACGCGCTGCTCGGGACGTTCATCTCGCTGCCGATGTACACGTTCGAGGACGCAGTTCGATCCGGCGACCCGCCCGACGGTGTGGTCCTGTTCGACGCGAACCTGACGGAGACGATGGTCGACGACGCCGACCTCCGAAATCGCTGGCGACACATCGAAGCCGAGATCGGTTCGACCGTCTATTACACGGTCGACGACCCCGTTCCCTGTAGCATCGACCTCATCGACGGCGACACGGTGTTTCTGACCGTCGACCGCGAACAGCACAGCGGCTTCGACATTCTTCGCTGTACCCATCCGGCAGTCGTTCGCTGGGCCCGAGAGACGATCGAGAGACAACTGGCGGACGCGACCCCGCTCGATCGGTGTCTCTCTACACGATCCTGAAC from Halomicrobium sp. LC1Hm includes:
- a CDS encoding winged helix-turn-helix domain-containing protein: MTAANTDEPIENSHEPAFGDDAIEAVAFLARSEHRLRVLALLDDGVHSRTALGEHTGVSRVTLSRILNDLADRTLIEHDPTENTYALTGFGELVYADFARLLGTVSVGQAVPDVVDRLPTEWFDFELRCLSESTLVAPDSDDPLAAARVVANAVQDASSFHALLGTFISLPMYTFEDAVRSGDPPDGVVLFDANLTETMVDDADLRNRWRHIEAEIGSTVYYTVDDPVPCSIDLIDGDTVFLTVDREQHSGFDILRCTHPAVVRWARETIERQLADATPLDRCLSTRS
- a CDS encoding helix-turn-helix domain-containing protein, translating into MRELVFALEYEPGCNRVADTLADHPGARIRSLSLHATADRLWRVDHATGSPEALSALENAFLDADYYADCLATDHCGATQTTQVLDHDDDTLVFYSNWERTPDCDSVPHIARDHLGNGVLFETRHESRHYTWRIIHSGAGDVTTFFDALEAAVGDCARTEMLRTAETSTEGKTSGSGSLSAEQEAALRAAVEHGYYESPREVDVGELATHLDVPRSTLTYRLRRAEERLAKQYVADEQLMGELASYD
- a CDS encoding cation-translocating P-type ATPase produces the protein MTSKSETAGDGGQDPGETTVRVTVPEMDCPSCAQKVDKSLQRLDGVRETTLQPTTGTAIVTIDTAETSEAEVVGAIESAGYEVSGEPGDSSGGGIEVAPPAEIWRSSRAVKTWIGAAFVTLGLLFEFVLGGQNVALGSVFEFPIHLADGLFLVAIVVSGYPVVRGGYYSAKNRSLDIDLLMGTAIIAATGIGYFVEAATLAVLFSIAELLEDYAMDRARDSLRELMELSPDEATVRRNGDEETVPAEDVAVGETVVVRPGEKIPLDGTIVEGTSAVDESPITGESVPVDKNVGDEVYAGSINAEGYFEFEATSSASESTLSQIIEMVQGAQEKKTEKEQFVDRFAGYYTPTIVVLAILTAALPPLLVEGGATVSVAGLSHTFVGSWQTWFVRGLTLLVIACPCAFVISTPVSVVSGITSAAKNGVLIKGGNHLEAMGGVDAVALDKTGTLTKGELAVTDVVPLGEASETELLRYAAALEQRSEHPIAEAIRERAREAAVGELPAVETFESLTGKGLRAESDGETYYAGKPALFEELGFDLSHAHARPDGGTVVEATDEECDRDDCADLEAGTLSQFEAEGKTVVLVGTATELLGVVAIADEVRPAASRAVERLHELGVEHVVMLTGDNEGTARAIAERVGVDEYRAELLPDEKVDAVESLQASHGEVAMVGDGINDAPALATADVAVAMGAAGTDTALETADIALMGDDIGKLPYLYALSNGANSVIRQNIWASLGVKAVLALGVPLGLVSVALAVVVGDMGMSLGVTGNAMRLSRIDPGRFFDG
- the sod gene encoding superoxide dismutase codes for the protein MSEHELPPLPYDYDALEPHISEQVLTWHHDTHHQGYVNGWNAAEETLEANREAGDFSSSSGALRNVTHNGSGHVLHDLFWQSMSPTGGDEPSSALADRIEEDFGSYEAWKGEFEAAASAAGGWALLVYDSFSNQLRNVVVDKHDQGALWGSHPILALDVWEHSYYHDYGPARGEFVDNFFEVVDWEEPSQRYEQVVEQFE